A region from the Mercenaria mercenaria strain notata chromosome 7, MADL_Memer_1, whole genome shotgun sequence genome encodes:
- the LOC123555943 gene encoding b(0,+)-type amino acid transporter 1-like: MEKGTLEGKRFEDGFKGKQTRVRRILNGDSIFGKSNENSVADDTAIERKVLDTVDGKPIVIETDRIQVKERIGLAGGISFVMGAIIGSGIFISPKGALQNSGSIGLCLLIWALCGILSMILGLVYAELGVMLPKSGGDYTIIKTGIGRVPAFLVSWTKCIVSPGGSTVQALVFADYVCAPIFGKCGAPNSIRKSIAAAELLILAITNTISVRLVSSMQGLFTVLKVMVLVIIIVGGFVSLFEGKTENFNDAFQGSTNDVTSISLAIYSCMWAYSGYTNLNEIAEELIQPKKNIPRAIVLSMTFITMIYMCTNVSYFTILSKSEFLTVSAVAYSWGEKILGTAAIIIPIGVMCSVHGNANGGFFTEIRVRFAAARAGHLPEVLSFLHHKSRIPLASLFLNTLFSLIFLIPGDVGELINLVSFVGFLVESLTFIAYFRIRYQRRKVKRNEGEFRIPLFIPVIALAICAFMLISPFVSNPRIEFLYGVGFILSGLVLYIPFVHLGWSIPGTNLLTMLAQLLWDICPTILEE, translated from the coding sequence ATGGAAAAGGGTACGCTAGAAGGCAAACGTTTTGAGGATGGTTTCAAAGGTAAACAAACGCGAGTAAGAAGGATTTTGAATGGGGATTCGATTTTCGGCAAAAGCAATGAAAACAGTGTCGCGGACGATACCGCAATAGAGAGAAAGGTTTTAGATACGGTTGACGGGAAGCCAATTGTAATCGAGACAGATCGTATTCAAGTAAAGGAAAGGATAGGTTTAGCGGGAGGCATCTCTTTTGTTATGGGAGCGATAATTGGTTCTGGGATATTCATTTCTCCAAAGGGAGCCTTGCAGAATTCTGGATCAATCGGGTTGTGTTTGCTTATATGGGCACTGTGTGGTATTTTGTCTATGATTCTAGGACTTGTGTATGCAGAGTTAGGTGTCATGCTCCCAAAATCTGGTGGAGATTATACCATTATTAAAACTGGAATAGGACGTGTCCCCGCATTCCTTGTTTCGTGGACGAAATGCATTGTGTCTCCAGGCGGCAGCACTGTTCAGGCGCTGGTTTTTGCGGACTATGTTTGTGCTCCCATATTCGGAAAATGTGGGGCTCCAAACAGTATAAGGAAGTCTATTGCTGCCGCAGAACTTCTGATTCTTGCCATAACAAACACTATCAGCGTCCGGCTCGTTTCATCCATGCAGGGACTTTTCACAGTTCtgaaagttatggtccttgttaTCATTATTGTTGGTGGATTTGTCTCCCTCTTCGAAGGCAAGACTGAAAATTTTAATGATGCATTTCAAGGTTCTACCAATGACGTCACTTCCATATCGCTGGCAATTTACAGCTGCATGTGGGCGTATAGCGGATATACAAACCTCAATGAGATTGCTGAAGAACTAATTCAACCGAAGAAAAATATTCCAAGAGCAATTGTTTTATCAATGACATTTATAACTATGATCTACATGTGCacaaatgtttcatattttacaatattgAGCAAATCTGAATTCCTGACAGTTTCTGCTGTAGCATATAGCTGGGGCGAGAAAATTCTTGGAACGGCTGCTATAATCATACCAATAGGTGTTATGTGCTCTGTCCACGGCAATGCAAATGGTGGATTTTTCACCGAAATTAGAGTTCGTTTTGCGGCTGCGCGCGCAGGTCACTTACCGGAAGTGCTGTCATTTCTGCATCATAAATCGCGGATTCCATTGGCTTCTCTTTTCCTCAATACACTTTTCTCATTAATCTTTTTGATTCCGGGAGATGTCGGTGAATTGATCAACTTGGTCAGTTTTGTCGGTTTTTTAGTTGAAAGCTTAACATTCATTGCGTACTTTAGAATTCGATACCAACGTCGCAAAGTGAAAAGAAACGAAGGTGAATTCAGAATTCCACTTTTTATTCCTGTAATTGCACTGGCAATATGCGCATTTATGTTAATTTCGCCGTTTGTTTCTAACCCAAGAATAGAGTTCTTGTACGGAGTAGGGTTCATACTTTCGGGATTAGTTCTGTACATTCCCTTTGTGCACCTTGGATGGAGCATTCCCGGAACAAATCTTTTGACTATGTTAGCACAACTTCTCTGGGATATATGCCCAACTATTCTTGAAGAATAA